In Acomys russatus chromosome 16, mAcoRus1.1, whole genome shotgun sequence, the DNA window ACTTATTGGTCCCTTTATGAGCCTAgtggtttgttttatgtataataGCTCAGAGAGGCCTAAGTGACACTTGTTATTTGTTAAAGTTACAATGCGGTTCAGTGTCAAGTGTACTGAACAGTTTCTtactaaagttatttttaagaaaaaacaacagGGAGCTGGGCAGTCGTGGGCTcgcgcttgtaatcccagcccttgggaggcagaagcaggtggatctttgtgagttctaggccagcctggtctatatcctgagttccaggacagccaaggctacacagagaaaccctgtctcaaaaaagagagacaaCATAGCAAGATTTCATTCATTTCAGGCAAGTGGAGCcgattatataaagaaaaagccaggagtggtggcctcatcacttgagaggcagaggtcggcagaactctgtgagaccagggtggcctgtgtaatgagtgccaggacagccagggctacaaagtgaagaTCCTTGTCTCagtaaaagggggaggggaactAAGCTTTACTTGCTTAATTAAAAATCAACCCCAAAGTTGTACATAGGTACTAAgtagataataaataataaaaatgtctccagTGCCCGTCATACAACAGACATTTGGTAAccactgccttccttccttttgtcagCTAGACAGGATAGATACTTCAGAGTTGTTTGTATGACTCAGCTGTTGGGTAGCTGGCTAAATAGCAATATGTGAGGCATGTTGCAAACATTGTAtactcttgtaattttttttatggatggttttagggtttttttttttttttagaaccacATTGACCTAGTGGTTGCTGATTCTCAGAAATTTGACTTCTCCACCACTGCCACATAAAAATCACCTGTTTGTAGAGTGGATCTAGTGAGTTGTGCAACAAATGTCAAAATGCCTCAGCTTTACCCCCCCGTAGACCGGAAGCCAGTTATTACATTTACAGCTAATTTATAATGACTGAACGCCAGGGCCTTTTCTCTGTGATTATGCTAGTTAGTTGATTTATTTCCATGGTCTTCAGTGCCTGTGTTGCCACCTTTGTTTGTGGCTCTCACTGTGGTGAATGCAAAGGCTGGTCTGAAGGAAACTGCCTGTACGACCAACTCTCCTGAGTGTGTCATGGTCCCTTGTATCAGTAGGTCCATTGTCATGCAGTAGTAGGTGTAGTCATGGGATACGTGCTATATGCCAGACGCTGTAGTAAGCTCTGAAGAGATCTCGGTAAATTTGACGCATGTGGCTCTTTGCATGGTAGAATTTACATTCTAACTGAAAACGGGAACTCAGGCACGCCTGTAAAATAATGTCTGTCCCACCCCATTCTAGGAGTGTAGCACATCATAGTGTATGGAGtttaatgatttaaaattctGTATGTTATGAAAAACATTGGCTCTAAGAATGAAATGGTGATATAATTTTTTCTctcgttttatttttatttttttctctttgtagctaaGATGCTCCACATCCCTTGTAGCTCTTTTTGGAAGAAAATCAGGAGTGCTCTGCTCTTGCCATAAGAATAGCCCTGTTTGACTCAACGCGTTGGTGCTGTGACAGAGGAAGAATTGCATGCAGGCTCCAGGAGTTTCTTGTTTTCATATAAGTAGTTAGTTTTTCTGTGGATGGAGAAGGATTTCAGTCTTGATTACCCTGTTTCAAGGAGTTGTGTGTAGTCTGAACTGGGCCACTTCCCAATGAGCTACACAGCCAATCCTTGTCAGGAGCTGGTTGAAAACTGTGCAGTGCATGCAGAAGGAATGGCACAGGAAGAGAGCCATCGAAGTCAGGCGCCACCCACCTTCTACCATGGTGCCAGCCAGGAGCTCGACCTGTCCACCAAAGTGTATAAGAGGGAATCTGGAAGCCCTTATTCTGTTCTAGTGGACAGCAAGATGAGCAAACCGCATCTCCACGAGACCGAGGAACAGCCATACTTCAGGGAGCCAAGGGCAGTGTCTGAGGTGCACACTGTCAAGGAGGACCGGGAGAATTCTGATGAcacggaagaggaggaggaagtctccTACAAAAGGGAGCAGATCATAGTGGAGGTAAACCTTAATAACCAAACGTTAAATGTGTCTAAAGGGGAAAAGGGTGTCTCTTCTCAGTCCAAAGAGACTCCTGCTCTTAAGACAAGCagcgaggaagaggaagagagcgaGGAGGAGGCCACAGATAACAGCAGTGACTACGGGGAGAACGGgcggcagaagaggaaggagaagcgaGTGGAGAAAGTCAGGGCCACGCAGAGGAGGACCCGGAGAGCTGCCTCTGTTGCTGCAGCTGCCACTTCCCCTCCACCCCGCACAACTCGAGGCCGTAGGAAGAGTGCAGAGCTCCCCAAGCGGAAGAAGCAGGCCACCAAGGAGCCTAGAGCGCCAGTCCAGAAAGCTAAGTGTGAAGAGAAAGAGACTTTGACGTGTGAGAAGTGTCCCCGGGTGTTTAACACTCGCTGGTACTTGGAGAAGCACATGAACGTCACCCATAGGCGCATGCAGATCTGTGATAAGTGTGGCAAGAAGTTTGTCCTGGAAAGTGAGCTGTCCCTTCACCAGCAGACAGACTGTGAAAAAACCATCCAGGTAGGTCTGACCACCAGGAGGGCAGAGTCTCCAGGATAGAACCTGGCTGTTCAGAGTCATCTGGTGTCTGCCCAAGACATTAAATGCAATAGAGGCCGAAGGGACACACTCCACCCGTTTATCACCAGTTTAGACGCTGCTGCTTGGGTCTTTTCACAACTGAGGCTTAATCCTGTATTTCAAAAGCATTACACTAACTGACGCTGGACTAGTGGGAGCTCAGGTACACTGGAAGGGGGATCTGTTCTAGATGattgactgggatgtaaagtcaGCGCCGACATTGCACTGAGAGTCACTGTTGTAGGACCTGTGAGATAATTTGTTCTGGCATCTTCTGTCAAGGTGAGAGGTATTGAGTGAAGGTCAGAAGTAGAGAGGTTCCTTTCTGTTTAAAAAGGTGCCAGAGGCTAGGGCAGCTGATGAGGACAGAAACCATAATGACTCAGACCTGTGGAAATGGAAGATCTCCAGCAGTGAGTTCCCTTTCACCGTGGAGAGATGGCAACAGTAAATGTGTCAAGAGGCGAGCGAGCTCATGGGATACACGCAAGCTTTAAACAGAGGCTGAGCAGTGTGGAAATGTTGCTTCCCTGGCAGTAGGGTTAATGTTGCTGAACAGTGCTGCTAATGTAGCACACACAGTattcaagccagcctggtgtcTTGGAAAGACTGTACTGTGACAGGTTATGAAGTgttaaatccccccccccccaaaaaagccaggcgtgatacacgcctttaataccagcactcaggaggcagaggcaggcggatcgctgtgagttcaaggccagcctggtctacaaagtgagtccaggacagccagagctacacaaagagaccctgtatcaaaaaacaagggaaaaaaaaagtgttgaataCTTTggtttatgtatatgtttgtgtattaaTGGATATTCATACAAGGTAAGTCTGTTATGTTTCCATATGATACATATAATTACCATATtgaaagtaactttttaaaagataaattgttTTACTTTTGGTTTGGGAACTGATAATATTGGTGagcacctttaatttttttctttttgacaattGTTTTTAACCAATAACTGAGATAAGTGCCTTCTtttaaagagacttttttttaaatccgCTGATTTGACTTGTATATCATGACTTGACCGAGATATGCTGGGTAAATAAAAACATTGGGCCATGTTGTCCAGCAGGTAGCTGGGCAAGAGTTGATTGCAGGGTCAGTCCAGTGGACTATGGTCCAGTGCTGTCCCCTAGAGGTCAGACTTGGAATTCACAGTGGCTCCTTACTGAAAGGTGTTTctcctttttgtctttctgtaccttccttcctttcttctttttttaaacttgaatttGCTTAAGTTACAGAAAACAACAGTTCTTTTTTGTGAGCCTCTGTGCTTTTCCTTGTCATAGTATGTTCACAAATGCACTTACATTATGTGGCTTTTGTTGGATAAAAACTTTACATgttcccaggctggagagatggcacaacaattaggaacactggctggtcttgaagaggacctgagttggtgcccagcacccacatggcagctcataaccatctgtagctccagttccaagggccAAAGCCTTTTGGGCATCTTTCCTCCTTGGACATGAGCCACACGTACAGTGTATGTACATACAGCAGCAAAAACACTCAACTACGTAAAGGAGtggttcttaaaaagaaaacccttcaCATTCCTAAAGGATCTTGTGCTGTGTTTTTTCGTACAGCTCCTGATAATCCTGACAGCCTCATAGTAATTTCCCTTGCAGAGAAGGCAGGGTTTCTGTCCTTTTCCAGGGCACGGCTCAGCCAGCTGCTGGTCTTTCAGCTCTTGGGTTCCTGActtcagcagtggcagtggcactCAGGAGCCTTTAGTGACTGAGTTCTTTTACTGTTCATGCCTCAAAGCCTGGCAGTTGTCAAGAACTTTCTGgtattgttttattgatttagtCATACTTTATGCCTAATAGTCCAGGCTGCTAATGAGCCATGATTTGAGGAACTAGGCATTGTGACGTAAGGAGGTCTGGAATTGaggtggggtggtgtggggtATGCCAGTGGTTTAGAGGTTGTATTAGCTTCTGCTACAGGGAAGTGGCAAAACAGTGAGTTAAATTTAGGGAGAGCTAGTAAATCTTGAGTATTTGTTACAGaagtctttaaaatgtgttttccaaGGCACAGGGTCACTTTCATACCCTTCAGATCTATAATGCTTATATATCTTGTCTTTACTTGTGTTAATCTCAAACTTACTTATGCTCTCTGGTAAACACATCTCATTTGCATAGCAGCCTGGGTAGGAGGCACCTGGCTTGCTGGTCTATGTCATGTCAAGCCTGAAGGTTCTCCCcggtgtgctggcacatgcttaTGCTCCTcacccttgggaggtggaggcaggatcaTGATTTGAAGCTGGCCTTAGCCACATAGTAAGTCTgaagccaccctgggctatatTGTGAGACAGCCTATCCCAAAataagcaacagcaacaaaatacataaacacCAAACAAAGTGGAAGCTCTTTTCATGAGTGGAACATGGAGTGGTCACAGCAATTATTTCTTTGGTGCTAGTGGAACTTTGCACTTCTTGCCTTAGGTTTGCCACTGTCTGCATGCTTCCACGGTGTCTAAAAAATGGGTCTTGGAAAATAGGACATACATGTTGGTGTTATATTTTGGACTCCTTGGAGTAATAGTTTTATCAAGATTCTGGCTTTGTGCCACAAATCTACAGTAGATCCATTTCATCTGCCAGGAGGCAGGATGGCCTCCTGAAGCCTAGATAAATagacattctttttgtttatcCTGCTCAGTGTGTTTCCTGTAACAAATCCTTCAAGAAACTCTGGTCCCTTCACGAACACATCAAGATTGTCCACggatatgcagaaaaaaaatttgcCTGTGAGATTTGTGAGAAGAAGTTCTATACCATGGCCCATGTACGGAAACACATGGTCGGTAAGTCTCTGCCCTGTGTTCTCTGCCTGTGGCGTCTCTGGAGTACTCCAGAGTGCATGGACAGGCCATGCAGCACCACCATACTATAGCCCGGTGGAGCTTGTTGAGACTGAATGCAGCTTGTTTTTAGTAAGCATCACCAGGTTGGATGGTGCCATCTTCCCTACCCAGAGTTCCTCTCAGCATTGCCATCTATTTCCTCTGTGGAACATTGAAGTGAGAGATGGAATTAAGATGGCATAGCTGCCTCCCCTTAGGACATCTGTCTCTTCCAGTCTGAGCTTCttggtggaattgttttgagtttaaATGCATTCTGTGTTacagcacacacaaaagacaTGCCATTTACATGTGAAACCTGTGGAAAGTCTTTCAAGCGCAGTATGTCACTCAAGGTGCACTCCTTGCAGCATTCTGGAGAAAAACCCTTCAGATGTGAGGTAAGGAACAAGCCCAGGCCAGCTGCAAGGCCAAAGTTGTGTTGACAATGCAGCAGTGAGAACAAAGTGCAGGTACAAAGCGGGAGGCTATGCCACTGAAGCTTCAGCTGTGCCCCAGGGTTTCCGTGTTCTCTCACTGCTGGAGGGGAAGTGTCCCGTTAGCACACAGCCGAGTGTCTTAAGCTGACTTGAGAGTGATGTGCAGTAACTGGTCTTTCTTTCTCAGTGATTCAGGAAAGTTGAAGATGAGCCAGTAATAATTACATGACAAGTTTTCCCTTGTATTCCCAACTCAGCTCCAGGAACATAGTGAATTTAAATAGCTGGCATAAGCAGGTTATGTTTTGAGTATGAGAAGAAACTTGTAGGCCTGTGAGGGCGGCTGGCGTGAGGCTCTGGTGTGGCACCCAGCGCTGTTCTCTGTGTCCACGGCAGAACTGCGATGAGAGGTTCCAGTACAAGTACCAGCTCCGCTCCCACATGAGCATCCACATCGGGCACAAGCAGTTCATGTGCCAGTGGTGCGGCAAGGACTTCAACATGAAGCAGTACTTCGATGAACACATGAAGACGCACACTGGTAAGGATTTCTTGGCGAAGGGATAAATAGCCCTCAGTGCTTATTGGGAGCCACCTGCTGGTCTGTCAACCTGACCATAAAACTTGCATTATTTTCCTGTATTGTTTTGTATTGTGGTTGATTTAttggtatggcctaataaatgtttatttttaggcTTATACTTATTAAGCTGGTATTATTTACCCATTGTCAcaatcaataaaagacatagacacttgttatttttttttttagaagagcCTTATCACctgggcatggcagatattaaccccctaaactaccttccagtATCTTTCGTCCTCTATCCCATGCCTTTTGTCCTAACAATTTCTATCTggactacctcccatccataatcccaaaatacttgataaggttgctcactgagccatatcttcCGTGTAGAACTTCAGAGCCGCTCCTCTGGCTCCAcgtggctctttcctatcccatggtgattctcctccttcctcctccagtgcccatctgcttctctttcccaagatcctctctgtctcaaaagcccGTGAACCTTTGCAATGCCTaccttcctcctgccctgcctaggcatcagctttctttcttagtcaaacagggaggcaaggttaaacaTCAAAACTTGGAGTACATGACAGTCTGCAGTAAGAATCTtggggggcaagcaattaacaaactCAAAACACCAGACCATACTCCAACATTTTTTGTCTTGAGGTGAAGTTTTGCTGTACAGCCTcagctggtctcagactcataGCAATCCCCCTGTCTTAATCTCACAGGTGCTAAGGTCAAAATGTACTGCCATGACTAGCACAGATTTGCACTGTAAACTCACTTTAAgcctgaaatataaaaataaatctatgatactgaaattttctctttataactatttttaaaagaattatttatgtGATTGCCCtttgagttttctgtttttgtttttgttttttttgagatagatgTCATACTGAAGCataggctgctctggaactcatagcaatcctcctgccttcggCTCCCATgtactagggttacaggtgtgtgccactatgcccaacttTAAATaacttgtttgttggttttgtcttattttttgagacatggtctctctgtaggctggccttgtctctgactctggagtgttgggattaaaggcattaaaaCACTCTTAATAGCCTTAGAGTTGATCCGATTTGATTCCCAAAATTCACTACCTTTCCGGAACACATCCATCAAATGGAGTTAAATAACTTTTAACCCTCTCGGTGTATATAGGGATATTTGCTCCTTAGCATTGATAAGAATCTTATGAACATTTACCTGTCTAGCTTCTGGAGAACTGGCTGAAATAATAGCTCCCTTTACAGACACTAGCACTGTCCACAGTTGACCTTGGTACTCTACCAGCTGGACTATGTCTGCAGttcaagaattttattttgtggttatttTAGTTATTGCATAAACATTTATGATCAATATTCTTTGGCCAATAGGCAAGGCTTGTTTCTTCCAAAAGAATACAATTCTTCCTCACTATTAGAGTAACACATACCTATTAAAATATGTTAGAAGGGGACAGCCAAAAATGGtgtcagcacttgagaggcaaaagcaggtggatctctgagttggaggccagcctggtttaccgagtgagttccaggacagccagagctgttacacagagaaactctgtcttcgataaaacaaaacaaaaacccaaacaaacaaacaaaacaacaacaagaagttgGGAAAGCAGCTAGAGAGTAGGTGTGAAAGAACCTCGCTAGCGGAATTACACAAGCTCAGTAGCCTCCAGGTCCGTGGCATTAGCTAAGAATGGCTGTAGTGTCTGGGAGAGGACAGCTAGGAGAGCtttagaaaagagaagagagcaagGCTGGGTGACAGGATTATAGGCAGCAGTCTGTTTGGGTGGGAATCACACCATTGTGGGTTGAGTTATTTGCAGTTAAAGAGAAgtaaggcagggctggagagatgactcaaagggtaagagcactggctgctcttccaaaggtcctgagttcaattcccagcaaccacatggtggctcacaaccatctgtaataagaccTAGCACCCtctgtgcatgcagacagaacactgtatacataataaataaataaatctttaaaaaaaaaaaaaaagagaagtaagGCAGACCTTACTAGGGAAGCTGGCCACCATCAGACAAGGTTCCTAGTACAGTCTGGGCACAGGGTAAGTTTAAAGCAGAATATTTGCTGCTTGTCCCTATACCACGTACACAAGGACGCAAGGATGAGGAAAGACCtggtttctgccttttaaaagtcCATGGTCTACAGAATAACAGGGATAACGACAGTGATACAGGCAGCAGCTACTGAACGGAGCCCCTGTGTGCAGGATGCTGCTCTAACACCAGCTTGTGTCTGTTCCACAGTGGCCTTTTTAGGGGGttgtcatctttatttttcagttgaaGAAACTGAAGCTAAAGGAGTAAATAGTTTGCTCAAGGCAGCCTTACTCCCAACTGGGCCCTCAGTGATTCTGTTATCCATTTAATGTAGCAAGTAATAATACAGAATATATAGGACCTTAAACATAGTGAGCACCATCACAGGTTCGTATTCTCGGACTCTAGGAATTGTTTGCTAGCTCAGCAGCTCAGGATCAGAGGTTCTTATATTTGTTACATGGTTCTAGTGATGTCAGATTGCTTATTACTTATGAATGACAAGTAGTTTGGAaggcttgttgttgtt includes these proteins:
- the Znf652 gene encoding zinc finger protein 652; translated protein: MSYTANPCQELVENCAVHAEGMAQEESHRSQAPPTFYHGASQELDLSTKVYKRESGSPYSVLVDSKMSKPHLHETEEQPYFREPRAVSEVHTVKEDRENSDDTEEEEEVSYKREQIIVEVNLNNQTLNVSKGEKGVSSQSKETPALKTSSEEEEESEEEATDNSSDYGENGRQKRKEKRVEKVRATQRRTRRAASVAAAATSPPPRTTRGRRKSAELPKRKKQATKEPRAPVQKAKCEEKETLTCEKCPRVFNTRWYLEKHMNVTHRRMQICDKCGKKFVLESELSLHQQTDCEKTIQCVSCNKSFKKLWSLHEHIKIVHGYAEKKFACEICEKKFYTMAHVRKHMVAHTKDMPFTCETCGKSFKRSMSLKVHSLQHSGEKPFRCENCDERFQYKYQLRSHMSIHIGHKQFMCQWCGKDFNMKQYFDEHMKTHTGEKPFICEICGKSFTSRPNMKRHRRTHTGEKPYPCDVCGQRFRFSNMLKAHKEKCFRVTSPVNVPPAVQIPLASAPAAPAPAVANTPPSPAPAVSMNPVGGALPSRPVPHPFSHLHIHTHPHHAHHLPIPPVPHLPPPPALFKSEPLNHRAQSEDTFLRHLAEKNSAAQAQHH